From the genome of Penaeus chinensis breed Huanghai No. 1 chromosome 37, ASM1920278v2, whole genome shotgun sequence, one region includes:
- the LOC125045415 gene encoding cold shock domain-containing protein E1-like isoform X1: MDPQWTLFQPPISEPAVLDYNGGTLHHHNRYNGFYESPSSGHHQSRNSHSSIPPPSPTFSSSSSHHNMFSSHMNNQSNQQPTQSNHQTSHQTSHQTSHQTNHQTSHQTSHQTSHQTSHHSQSHSQQPQTSSQGPPRSPQLSSSSSNYYSSNSSSQYTPPVADFKIGTFTLNANGFPSESNGSETTNSYSHTNGLSSNNSQSVRETGIIEKLLQTYGFIQCCERQARLFFHFSQFDGNTEHLRIGDPVEFEVTFDRRTGKPIASAVTKISPEVVLSEERVIGIVTTELRSESGGEHQGRITYENRGECFFLPYGKEDVEGYVTLKPGDKVSFQIATNQSRTGNLAARHVRLENPAQPVKYQGVVSGIKDSYGFIERADVVDEIFFHFSEAKGITGGLKLGDDVEFYIQTRNGKEVAANMVKLNPGTVVFEDINQEMIKGQVLKPIEKNSRLYQKDPLDGRIRYRGKDRSEVEVKFGERDQKGDFTLRHGDWVQFNIATDRRDHLQKATNISLLDESFKVSGEKREQGVIVALKEGFGFIKCADRDARMFFHYNELLDPEHEIAINDEVEFTVAQDTTNQSPNRQSAIRIQSLKKGTVKFEVLVKEGLQGQVSVTVEAPGSPRSPHKNSQMLTTEKMQEPGVISYTLDGVKQTINYYANNCDKPLQSGDKVEFSIYQVKRTKELVAMGIRLVRGQASSVRPAANNLTSAAATGLSLRPSQTSAPSTPSNGNVTSNSSTNMNGKGNTPGPRPSATLHQGFVAALKDTFGFIETISHDKEIFFHFSNVEGDANNLELGQEVEYTLSSRTGPGGKVSAENVRTLAKGTLQMPKILGDIFEGTVLRSMRSINPDQEEYSGLVCVGNEDEGLEQYEFGITGVVNKRELLQPADQVTFQLDESRRAVSIKAIRKKLIATVDAVKGQYGFLNHETEEGKKLFFHQSEVKDGTILSPGDEVEFVIITNQKTGKSSACSISRIMSKTAPTQRPDRLISRLKNLNCDTSKPRMTVLRQPKGPDGTKGFKLQRTMPESQDQVVP; the protein is encoded by the exons ATGGATCCTCAGTGGACTTTATTCCAGCCGCCAATCTCAGAACCAGCAGTACTGGACTACAATGGGGGAACCCTGCACCACCACAATCGATACAACGGCTTCTATGAGTCTCCCAGCTCTGGTCACCATCAGTCCCGCAACTCCCACAGtagcatcccccctccctcccccaccttcagcTCCTCCAGCTCTCACCACAACATGTTCTCGTCCCACATGAACAACCAGAGCAACCAGCAGCCCACCCAGTCCAACCACCAGACCAGCCACCAAACCAGCCACCAGACCAGCCACCAGACCAACCACCAGACCAGCCACCAGACCAGCCACCAGACCAGCCACCAGACCAGCCACCACTCGCAATCGCACTCGCAGCAGCCACAGACGTCGTCTCAGGGTCCCCCGCGATCGCCGCAGCTCTCCAGCTCTTCGTCCAACTATTACAGCTCCAACTCCAGCTCCCAGTACACCCCTCCAGTGGCAGACTTTAAGATTGGCACCTTCACCCTTAACGCCAATGGCTTTCCCTCGGAGTCCAATGGCTCTGAGACAACAAATTCTTACTCCCACACCAATGGCCTCTCCAGCAACAACAGCCAGAGCGTGCGGGAAACAGGAATTATCGAGAAGCTTCTG CAAACCTATGGCTTCATACAGTGCTGTGAGAGACAGGCAAGACTCTTTTTCCACTTCTCGCAGTTCGATGGTAATACCGAGCACCTTCGTATTGGTGATCCTGTTGAGTTTGAAGTGACCTTTGACCGTCGCACTGGCAAACCTATTGCCTCAGCAGTTACCAAGATATCCCCAGAAgtg GTATTGAGTGAGGAGAGGGTGATTGGTATCGTGACAACAGAACTGCGCAGTGAGTCAGGTGGTGAGCACCAGGGCCGAATCACCTATGAGAATAGGGGCGAGTGCTTCTTCCTCCCCTATGgcaaggaggatgtggagggctATGTGACTCTTAAGCCTGGCGACAAAGTCAGTTTTCAGATCGCTACCAATCAAAG CAGGACAGGCAACTTAGCGGCGAGGCATGTACGCCTAGAGAATCCAGCTCAGCCTGTGAAGTACCAAGGGGTTGTGAGTGGCATCAAGGACTCGTACGGGTTCATCGAGAGAGCAGATGTTGTTGATGAGATCTTCTTCCACTTTTCGGAGGCCAAGGGCATCACTGGAGGCCTAAAACTAGGGGATGATGTTGAATTCTACATTCAGACCCGTAAT GGCAAAGAAGTTGCAGCCAACATGGTGAAGCTGAACCCGGGGACTGTTGTGTTTGAAGACATCAATCAGGAGATGATCAAAGGTCAAGTACTCAAGCCCATTGAGAAGAACTCCCGCCTCTACCAGAAGGACCCCCTGGATGGACGCATCCGTTATAGGGGCAAAGACCGCTCAGAG GTGGAGGTGAAATTTGGAGAGCGTGACCAGAAGGGTGACTTCACCTTGCGCCACGGAGACTGGGTCCAGTTCAACATTGCAACGGATAGGAGGGATCACCTGCAGAAGGCCACAAATATCTCTCTGCTTGATGAAAG CTTCAAGGTGTCTGGTGAGAAGCGTGAACAGGGAGTGATCGTTGCTCTGAAAGAAGGCTTCGGCTTCATCAAGTGTGCTGATCGGGATGCTCGCATGTTTTTCCATTACAACGAACTCTTAGACCCAGAGCATGAGATCGCCATCAATGATGAAGTGGAATTTACCGTAGCTCAG GATACAACAAATCAGTCACCGAATCGCCAAAGTGCCATTCGCATCCAGAGTCTGAAGAAAGGCACTGTCAAGTTTGAGGTGTTGGTGAAAGAAGGACTCCAAGGACAAGTAAGT GTTACAGTGGAAGCTCCAGGTAGCCCCAGGAGCCCCCACAAGAATAGCCAGATGTTAACCACTGAAAAAATGCAGGAACCTGGAGTCATCTCATACACTTTAGATGGAGTGAAGCAGACTATAAACTACTATGCTAATAACTGTGATAAACCTTTGCAAAGTGGAGATAAG GTGGAATTCAGCATATATCAGGTAAAGCGAACCAAGGAGCTTGTGGCAATGGGGATCCGACTGGTGCGAGGCCAAGCATCATCAGTTCGCCCAGCAGCCAATAACCTCACCTCTGCTGCCGCCACTGGACTGTCTTTGCGCCCTAGCCAAACCAGTGCCCCAAG CACACCAAGTAATGGAAACGTCACCAGCAACAGCAGTACTAACATGAACGGCAAGGGCAACACTCCAGGCCCTCGTCCCTCTGCCACGCTACACCAGGGCTTCGTAGCTGCTCTTAAGGACACCTTTGGTTTTATTGAGACCATATCTCATGACAAGGAGATCTTCTTCCACTTCAG TAATGTTGAAGGTGATGCTAACAACCTTGAGCTTGGGCAAGAAGTGGAATATACCTTGTCATCCCGCACTGGCCCCGGAGGCAAAGTGTCTGCGGAAAATGTGCGAACACTTGCCAAGGGAACTCTACAAATGCCAAAA ATTCTGGGTGACATATTTGAAGGAACTGTTCTGCGATCAATGCGGTCCATCAACCCAGACCAAGAAGAGTACTCGGGCCTTGTGTGTGTTGGCAACGAAG ATGAAGGCTTAGAGCAGTATGAGTTTGGGATAACAGGTGTTGTCAACAAGCGTGAATTACTTCAGCCTGCGGACCAGGTAACCTTCCAGCTAGATGAGTCGAGGAGAGCTGTCAGCATCAAGGCCATTCGCAAGAAGCTCATCGCGACGGTTGATGCTGTCAAGG GACAATATGGTTTCCTGAACCATGAGACCGAAGAGGGGAAGAAGCTGTTCTTCCACCAGTCGGAAGTGAAAGATGGAACCATACTCAGTCCTGGGGATGAGGTGGAGtttgtcatcatcaccaaccaGAAGACGGGCAAGTCATCTGCTTGCAGCATCTCGCGAATCAT GTCAAAGACCGCCCCAACTCAGAGGCCTGACCGCCTGATCAGCCGGCTGAAGAATCTGAACTGTGACACGAGCAAGCCACGCATGACTGTCCTCCGACAGCCCAAAGGCCCGGATGGCACTAAAGGTTTCAAGCTGCAGCGCACAATGCCAGAGTCACAGGACCAGGTTGTCCCCTAG
- the LOC125045415 gene encoding cold shock domain-containing protein E1-like isoform X3, with translation MDPQWTLFQPPISEPAVLDYNGGTLHHHNRYNGFYESPSSGHHQSRNSHSSIPPPSPTFSSSSSHHNMFSSHMNNQSNQQPTQSNHQTSHQTSHQTSHQTNHQTSHQTSHQTSHQTSHHSQSHSQQPQTSSQGPPRSPQLSSSSSNYYSSNSSSQYTPPVADFKIGTFTLNANGFPSESNGSETTNSYSHTNGLSSNNSQSVRETGIIEKLLQTYGFIQCCERQARLFFHFSQFDGNTEHLRIGDPVEFEVTFDRRTGKPIASAVTKISPEVVLSEERVIGIVTTELRSESGGEHQGRITYENRGECFFLPYGKEDVEGYVTLKPGDKVSFQIATNQSRTGNLAARHVRLENPAQPVKYQGVVSGIKDSYGFIERADVVDEIFFHFSEAKGITGGLKLGDDVEFYIQTRNGKEVAANMVKLNPGTVVFEDINQEMIKGQVLKPIEKNSRLYQKDPLDGRIRYRGKDRSEVEVKFGERDQKGDFTLRHGDWVQFNIATDRRDHLQKATNISLLDESFKVSGEKREQGVIVALKEGFGFIKCADRDARMFFHYNELLDPEHEIAINDEVEFTVAQDTTNQSPNRQSAIRIQSLKKGTVKFEVLVKEGLQGQVTVEAPGSPRSPHKNSQMLTTEKMQEPGVISYTLDGVKQTINYYANNCDKPLQSGDKVEFSIYQVKRTKELVAMGIRLVRGQASSVRPAANNLTSAAATGLSLRPSQTSAPSTPSNGNVTSNSSTNMNGKGNTPGPRPSATLHQGFVAALKDTFGFIETISHDKEIFFHFSNVEGDANNLELGQEVEYTLSSRTGPGGKVSAENVRTLAKGTLQMPKILGDIFEGTVLRSMRSINPDQEEYSGLVCVGNEDEGLEQYEFGITGVVNKRELLQPADQVTFQLDESRRAVSIKAIRKKLIATVDAVKGQYGFLNHETEEGKKLFFHQSEVKDGTILSPGDEVEFVIITNQKTGKSSACSISRIMSKTAPTQRPDRLISRLKNLNCDTSKPRMTVLRQPKGPDGTKGFKLQRTMPESQDQVVP, from the exons ATGGATCCTCAGTGGACTTTATTCCAGCCGCCAATCTCAGAACCAGCAGTACTGGACTACAATGGGGGAACCCTGCACCACCACAATCGATACAACGGCTTCTATGAGTCTCCCAGCTCTGGTCACCATCAGTCCCGCAACTCCCACAGtagcatcccccctccctcccccaccttcagcTCCTCCAGCTCTCACCACAACATGTTCTCGTCCCACATGAACAACCAGAGCAACCAGCAGCCCACCCAGTCCAACCACCAGACCAGCCACCAAACCAGCCACCAGACCAGCCACCAGACCAACCACCAGACCAGCCACCAGACCAGCCACCAGACCAGCCACCAGACCAGCCACCACTCGCAATCGCACTCGCAGCAGCCACAGACGTCGTCTCAGGGTCCCCCGCGATCGCCGCAGCTCTCCAGCTCTTCGTCCAACTATTACAGCTCCAACTCCAGCTCCCAGTACACCCCTCCAGTGGCAGACTTTAAGATTGGCACCTTCACCCTTAACGCCAATGGCTTTCCCTCGGAGTCCAATGGCTCTGAGACAACAAATTCTTACTCCCACACCAATGGCCTCTCCAGCAACAACAGCCAGAGCGTGCGGGAAACAGGAATTATCGAGAAGCTTCTG CAAACCTATGGCTTCATACAGTGCTGTGAGAGACAGGCAAGACTCTTTTTCCACTTCTCGCAGTTCGATGGTAATACCGAGCACCTTCGTATTGGTGATCCTGTTGAGTTTGAAGTGACCTTTGACCGTCGCACTGGCAAACCTATTGCCTCAGCAGTTACCAAGATATCCCCAGAAgtg GTATTGAGTGAGGAGAGGGTGATTGGTATCGTGACAACAGAACTGCGCAGTGAGTCAGGTGGTGAGCACCAGGGCCGAATCACCTATGAGAATAGGGGCGAGTGCTTCTTCCTCCCCTATGgcaaggaggatgtggagggctATGTGACTCTTAAGCCTGGCGACAAAGTCAGTTTTCAGATCGCTACCAATCAAAG CAGGACAGGCAACTTAGCGGCGAGGCATGTACGCCTAGAGAATCCAGCTCAGCCTGTGAAGTACCAAGGGGTTGTGAGTGGCATCAAGGACTCGTACGGGTTCATCGAGAGAGCAGATGTTGTTGATGAGATCTTCTTCCACTTTTCGGAGGCCAAGGGCATCACTGGAGGCCTAAAACTAGGGGATGATGTTGAATTCTACATTCAGACCCGTAAT GGCAAAGAAGTTGCAGCCAACATGGTGAAGCTGAACCCGGGGACTGTTGTGTTTGAAGACATCAATCAGGAGATGATCAAAGGTCAAGTACTCAAGCCCATTGAGAAGAACTCCCGCCTCTACCAGAAGGACCCCCTGGATGGACGCATCCGTTATAGGGGCAAAGACCGCTCAGAG GTGGAGGTGAAATTTGGAGAGCGTGACCAGAAGGGTGACTTCACCTTGCGCCACGGAGACTGGGTCCAGTTCAACATTGCAACGGATAGGAGGGATCACCTGCAGAAGGCCACAAATATCTCTCTGCTTGATGAAAG CTTCAAGGTGTCTGGTGAGAAGCGTGAACAGGGAGTGATCGTTGCTCTGAAAGAAGGCTTCGGCTTCATCAAGTGTGCTGATCGGGATGCTCGCATGTTTTTCCATTACAACGAACTCTTAGACCCAGAGCATGAGATCGCCATCAATGATGAAGTGGAATTTACCGTAGCTCAG GATACAACAAATCAGTCACCGAATCGCCAAAGTGCCATTCGCATCCAGAGTCTGAAGAAAGGCACTGTCAAGTTTGAGGTGTTGGTGAAAGAAGGACTCCAAGGACAA GTTACAGTGGAAGCTCCAGGTAGCCCCAGGAGCCCCCACAAGAATAGCCAGATGTTAACCACTGAAAAAATGCAGGAACCTGGAGTCATCTCATACACTTTAGATGGAGTGAAGCAGACTATAAACTACTATGCTAATAACTGTGATAAACCTTTGCAAAGTGGAGATAAG GTGGAATTCAGCATATATCAGGTAAAGCGAACCAAGGAGCTTGTGGCAATGGGGATCCGACTGGTGCGAGGCCAAGCATCATCAGTTCGCCCAGCAGCCAATAACCTCACCTCTGCTGCCGCCACTGGACTGTCTTTGCGCCCTAGCCAAACCAGTGCCCCAAG CACACCAAGTAATGGAAACGTCACCAGCAACAGCAGTACTAACATGAACGGCAAGGGCAACACTCCAGGCCCTCGTCCCTCTGCCACGCTACACCAGGGCTTCGTAGCTGCTCTTAAGGACACCTTTGGTTTTATTGAGACCATATCTCATGACAAGGAGATCTTCTTCCACTTCAG TAATGTTGAAGGTGATGCTAACAACCTTGAGCTTGGGCAAGAAGTGGAATATACCTTGTCATCCCGCACTGGCCCCGGAGGCAAAGTGTCTGCGGAAAATGTGCGAACACTTGCCAAGGGAACTCTACAAATGCCAAAA ATTCTGGGTGACATATTTGAAGGAACTGTTCTGCGATCAATGCGGTCCATCAACCCAGACCAAGAAGAGTACTCGGGCCTTGTGTGTGTTGGCAACGAAG ATGAAGGCTTAGAGCAGTATGAGTTTGGGATAACAGGTGTTGTCAACAAGCGTGAATTACTTCAGCCTGCGGACCAGGTAACCTTCCAGCTAGATGAGTCGAGGAGAGCTGTCAGCATCAAGGCCATTCGCAAGAAGCTCATCGCGACGGTTGATGCTGTCAAGG GACAATATGGTTTCCTGAACCATGAGACCGAAGAGGGGAAGAAGCTGTTCTTCCACCAGTCGGAAGTGAAAGATGGAACCATACTCAGTCCTGGGGATGAGGTGGAGtttgtcatcatcaccaaccaGAAGACGGGCAAGTCATCTGCTTGCAGCATCTCGCGAATCAT GTCAAAGACCGCCCCAACTCAGAGGCCTGACCGCCTGATCAGCCGGCTGAAGAATCTGAACTGTGACACGAGCAAGCCACGCATGACTGTCCTCCGACAGCCCAAAGGCCCGGATGGCACTAAAGGTTTCAAGCTGCAGCGCACAATGCCAGAGTCACAGGACCAGGTTGTCCCCTAG
- the LOC125045415 gene encoding cold shock domain-containing protein E1-like isoform X2: MDPQWTLFQPPISEPAVLDYNGGTLHHHNRYNGFYESPSSGHHQSRNSHSSIPPPSPTFSSSSSHHNMFSSHMNNQSNQQPTQSNHQTSHQTSHQTSHQTNHQTSHQTSHQTSHQTSHHSQSHSQQPQTSSQGPPRSPQLSSSSSNYYSSNSSSQYTPPVADFKIGTFTLNANGFPSESNGSETTNSYSHTNGLSSNNSQSVRETGIIEKLLQTYGFIQCCERQARLFFHFSQFDGNTEHLRIGDPVEFEVTFDRRTGKPIASAVTKISPEVVLSEERVIGIVTTELRSESGGEHQGRITYENRGECFFLPYGKEDVEGYVTLKPGDKVSFQIATNQRTGNLAARHVRLENPAQPVKYQGVVSGIKDSYGFIERADVVDEIFFHFSEAKGITGGLKLGDDVEFYIQTRNGKEVAANMVKLNPGTVVFEDINQEMIKGQVLKPIEKNSRLYQKDPLDGRIRYRGKDRSEVEVKFGERDQKGDFTLRHGDWVQFNIATDRRDHLQKATNISLLDESFKVSGEKREQGVIVALKEGFGFIKCADRDARMFFHYNELLDPEHEIAINDEVEFTVAQDTTNQSPNRQSAIRIQSLKKGTVKFEVLVKEGLQGQVSVTVEAPGSPRSPHKNSQMLTTEKMQEPGVISYTLDGVKQTINYYANNCDKPLQSGDKVEFSIYQVKRTKELVAMGIRLVRGQASSVRPAANNLTSAAATGLSLRPSQTSAPSTPSNGNVTSNSSTNMNGKGNTPGPRPSATLHQGFVAALKDTFGFIETISHDKEIFFHFSNVEGDANNLELGQEVEYTLSSRTGPGGKVSAENVRTLAKGTLQMPKILGDIFEGTVLRSMRSINPDQEEYSGLVCVGNEDEGLEQYEFGITGVVNKRELLQPADQVTFQLDESRRAVSIKAIRKKLIATVDAVKGQYGFLNHETEEGKKLFFHQSEVKDGTILSPGDEVEFVIITNQKTGKSSACSISRIMSKTAPTQRPDRLISRLKNLNCDTSKPRMTVLRQPKGPDGTKGFKLQRTMPESQDQVVP; encoded by the exons ATGGATCCTCAGTGGACTTTATTCCAGCCGCCAATCTCAGAACCAGCAGTACTGGACTACAATGGGGGAACCCTGCACCACCACAATCGATACAACGGCTTCTATGAGTCTCCCAGCTCTGGTCACCATCAGTCCCGCAACTCCCACAGtagcatcccccctccctcccccaccttcagcTCCTCCAGCTCTCACCACAACATGTTCTCGTCCCACATGAACAACCAGAGCAACCAGCAGCCCACCCAGTCCAACCACCAGACCAGCCACCAAACCAGCCACCAGACCAGCCACCAGACCAACCACCAGACCAGCCACCAGACCAGCCACCAGACCAGCCACCAGACCAGCCACCACTCGCAATCGCACTCGCAGCAGCCACAGACGTCGTCTCAGGGTCCCCCGCGATCGCCGCAGCTCTCCAGCTCTTCGTCCAACTATTACAGCTCCAACTCCAGCTCCCAGTACACCCCTCCAGTGGCAGACTTTAAGATTGGCACCTTCACCCTTAACGCCAATGGCTTTCCCTCGGAGTCCAATGGCTCTGAGACAACAAATTCTTACTCCCACACCAATGGCCTCTCCAGCAACAACAGCCAGAGCGTGCGGGAAACAGGAATTATCGAGAAGCTTCTG CAAACCTATGGCTTCATACAGTGCTGTGAGAGACAGGCAAGACTCTTTTTCCACTTCTCGCAGTTCGATGGTAATACCGAGCACCTTCGTATTGGTGATCCTGTTGAGTTTGAAGTGACCTTTGACCGTCGCACTGGCAAACCTATTGCCTCAGCAGTTACCAAGATATCCCCAGAAgtg GTATTGAGTGAGGAGAGGGTGATTGGTATCGTGACAACAGAACTGCGCAGTGAGTCAGGTGGTGAGCACCAGGGCCGAATCACCTATGAGAATAGGGGCGAGTGCTTCTTCCTCCCCTATGgcaaggaggatgtggagggctATGTGACTCTTAAGCCTGGCGACAAAGTCAGTTTTCAGATCGCTACCAATCAAAG GACAGGCAACTTAGCGGCGAGGCATGTACGCCTAGAGAATCCAGCTCAGCCTGTGAAGTACCAAGGGGTTGTGAGTGGCATCAAGGACTCGTACGGGTTCATCGAGAGAGCAGATGTTGTTGATGAGATCTTCTTCCACTTTTCGGAGGCCAAGGGCATCACTGGAGGCCTAAAACTAGGGGATGATGTTGAATTCTACATTCAGACCCGTAAT GGCAAAGAAGTTGCAGCCAACATGGTGAAGCTGAACCCGGGGACTGTTGTGTTTGAAGACATCAATCAGGAGATGATCAAAGGTCAAGTACTCAAGCCCATTGAGAAGAACTCCCGCCTCTACCAGAAGGACCCCCTGGATGGACGCATCCGTTATAGGGGCAAAGACCGCTCAGAG GTGGAGGTGAAATTTGGAGAGCGTGACCAGAAGGGTGACTTCACCTTGCGCCACGGAGACTGGGTCCAGTTCAACATTGCAACGGATAGGAGGGATCACCTGCAGAAGGCCACAAATATCTCTCTGCTTGATGAAAG CTTCAAGGTGTCTGGTGAGAAGCGTGAACAGGGAGTGATCGTTGCTCTGAAAGAAGGCTTCGGCTTCATCAAGTGTGCTGATCGGGATGCTCGCATGTTTTTCCATTACAACGAACTCTTAGACCCAGAGCATGAGATCGCCATCAATGATGAAGTGGAATTTACCGTAGCTCAG GATACAACAAATCAGTCACCGAATCGCCAAAGTGCCATTCGCATCCAGAGTCTGAAGAAAGGCACTGTCAAGTTTGAGGTGTTGGTGAAAGAAGGACTCCAAGGACAAGTAAGT GTTACAGTGGAAGCTCCAGGTAGCCCCAGGAGCCCCCACAAGAATAGCCAGATGTTAACCACTGAAAAAATGCAGGAACCTGGAGTCATCTCATACACTTTAGATGGAGTGAAGCAGACTATAAACTACTATGCTAATAACTGTGATAAACCTTTGCAAAGTGGAGATAAG GTGGAATTCAGCATATATCAGGTAAAGCGAACCAAGGAGCTTGTGGCAATGGGGATCCGACTGGTGCGAGGCCAAGCATCATCAGTTCGCCCAGCAGCCAATAACCTCACCTCTGCTGCCGCCACTGGACTGTCTTTGCGCCCTAGCCAAACCAGTGCCCCAAG CACACCAAGTAATGGAAACGTCACCAGCAACAGCAGTACTAACATGAACGGCAAGGGCAACACTCCAGGCCCTCGTCCCTCTGCCACGCTACACCAGGGCTTCGTAGCTGCTCTTAAGGACACCTTTGGTTTTATTGAGACCATATCTCATGACAAGGAGATCTTCTTCCACTTCAG TAATGTTGAAGGTGATGCTAACAACCTTGAGCTTGGGCAAGAAGTGGAATATACCTTGTCATCCCGCACTGGCCCCGGAGGCAAAGTGTCTGCGGAAAATGTGCGAACACTTGCCAAGGGAACTCTACAAATGCCAAAA ATTCTGGGTGACATATTTGAAGGAACTGTTCTGCGATCAATGCGGTCCATCAACCCAGACCAAGAAGAGTACTCGGGCCTTGTGTGTGTTGGCAACGAAG ATGAAGGCTTAGAGCAGTATGAGTTTGGGATAACAGGTGTTGTCAACAAGCGTGAATTACTTCAGCCTGCGGACCAGGTAACCTTCCAGCTAGATGAGTCGAGGAGAGCTGTCAGCATCAAGGCCATTCGCAAGAAGCTCATCGCGACGGTTGATGCTGTCAAGG GACAATATGGTTTCCTGAACCATGAGACCGAAGAGGGGAAGAAGCTGTTCTTCCACCAGTCGGAAGTGAAAGATGGAACCATACTCAGTCCTGGGGATGAGGTGGAGtttgtcatcatcaccaaccaGAAGACGGGCAAGTCATCTGCTTGCAGCATCTCGCGAATCAT GTCAAAGACCGCCCCAACTCAGAGGCCTGACCGCCTGATCAGCCGGCTGAAGAATCTGAACTGTGACACGAGCAAGCCACGCATGACTGTCCTCCGACAGCCCAAAGGCCCGGATGGCACTAAAGGTTTCAAGCTGCAGCGCACAATGCCAGAGTCACAGGACCAGGTTGTCCCCTAG